The proteins below come from a single Piscinibacter gummiphilus genomic window:
- a CDS encoding 2-oxoglutarate dehydrogenase E1 component yields MMQEYRSNSYLFGGNAPYVEEMYEAYLDNPGSVPDNWRAYFDALQNVPATDGTEARDVAHAPVVESFAQRAKANAFAVKTSSTELAVARKQVHVQSLIAAYRSLGARWADLDPLKRQERPKIPELEPAFYDLSESDMDITFSATNTYFTTAEQQTLREILQALRETYCGSIGAEFMHITEPTEKRWWQQKLESIRSKPNFTADEKKNILEKLTAAEGLERYLHTKYVGQKRFSLEGGESFIASMDEVVQRSGVKGVQEIVIGMAHRGRLNVLVNTLGKMPKDLFAEFDHTAPENLPSGDVKYHQGFSSDVSTDGGPVHLSLSFNPSHLEIVNPVVEGSVKARLDRRGDKEGDTVLPVLVHGDAAFAGQGVVMETLALAQTRGYYTGGTLHLVINNQIGFTTSDPRDTRSTLYCTDVVKMIEAPVLHVNGDDPEAVVLCTQLALDYRQEFNKDVVVDIVCFRKLGHNEQDTPSLTQPLMYKKIGQHPGTRKLYGDKLVAQGVLPAEGPDDMVKAYRAAMDAGKHTVDPVLTNYKSKYAVDWSPFLNKKWTDSADTALPLTEIKRLAERITSIPVNFKPHPLVDKVLADRAAMGRGEINVDWGMAEHFAYASLVASGYPVRLSGEDCGRGTFTHRHAVLHDQNREKWDEGTWTPLQHIADNQAPFVVIDSLLSEEAVLGFEYGYASADPNTLVIWEAQFGDFVNGAQVVIDQFIASGEVKWGRANGLVMMLPHGYEGQGPEHSSARLERFMQLAADNNMQIVQPTTASQIFHLLRRQMVRMFRKPLVIMTPKSLLRAKDASSPLAEFTKGEFRTVIGPNHPEIDPQKVKRVIACSGKVAYDLMKRRDEKKSFDTVILRVEQLYPFPHKAFAAELKKFPNATEVVWAQDEPQNQGAWFFVQHYIHENMLEGQKLGYAGRPASASPAVGYSHLHQEQLKALLDQAFGKLKGFVLTK; encoded by the coding sequence ATGATGCAGGAATACAGGTCGAACTCGTACCTGTTCGGAGGCAATGCGCCCTACGTCGAAGAGATGTACGAGGCCTACCTCGACAACCCGGGCTCCGTGCCCGACAACTGGCGTGCGTACTTCGACGCCCTCCAGAACGTTCCTGCGACCGACGGCACCGAGGCCCGCGACGTGGCCCACGCGCCGGTGGTCGAATCATTCGCTCAGCGCGCCAAGGCCAATGCCTTCGCCGTCAAGACGAGCAGCACCGAGCTGGCCGTCGCACGCAAGCAGGTCCACGTCCAGTCGCTGATCGCGGCCTACCGCTCGCTCGGCGCACGCTGGGCCGACCTGGACCCGCTCAAGCGGCAAGAGCGCCCCAAGATCCCCGAGCTGGAGCCGGCGTTCTACGACCTGAGCGAGTCCGACATGGACATCACGTTCAGCGCGACGAACACCTACTTCACCACCGCCGAGCAGCAGACGCTGCGCGAGATCCTGCAGGCGCTGCGTGAAACGTATTGCGGCTCCATCGGTGCCGAGTTCATGCACATCACCGAGCCGACCGAGAAGCGCTGGTGGCAGCAGAAGCTCGAGTCGATCCGCTCGAAGCCCAACTTCACGGCCGACGAGAAGAAGAACATCCTCGAGAAGCTCACGGCCGCCGAAGGCCTGGAGCGCTACCTCCACACCAAGTACGTCGGCCAGAAGCGCTTCTCGCTCGAAGGCGGCGAGAGCTTCATCGCCTCGATGGACGAGGTGGTGCAGCGCTCGGGCGTCAAGGGCGTGCAGGAGATCGTGATCGGCATGGCCCACCGCGGCCGCCTCAACGTGCTCGTGAACACGCTGGGCAAGATGCCCAAGGACTTGTTCGCCGAGTTCGACCACACCGCGCCGGAGAACCTGCCCTCGGGTGACGTGAAGTACCACCAGGGTTTCTCGAGCGACGTGTCGACCGACGGCGGCCCGGTGCACCTGAGCCTGTCGTTCAACCCCTCGCACCTGGAGATCGTGAACCCGGTCGTCGAGGGCTCGGTGAAGGCCCGCCTCGACCGCCGCGGCGACAAGGAAGGCGACACCGTGCTGCCCGTGCTCGTGCACGGCGACGCGGCCTTCGCCGGCCAGGGCGTGGTGATGGAGACGCTGGCGCTCGCCCAGACCCGCGGCTACTACACCGGCGGCACGCTGCACCTCGTCATCAACAACCAGATCGGCTTCACCACCAGCGACCCGCGCGACACGCGCTCCACGCTGTATTGCACCGACGTCGTCAAGATGATCGAGGCCCCGGTGCTGCACGTGAATGGCGACGACCCCGAGGCCGTGGTGCTGTGCACCCAGCTCGCGCTCGACTACCGCCAGGAGTTCAACAAGGACGTGGTGGTCGACATCGTTTGCTTCCGCAAGCTGGGCCACAACGAGCAGGACACCCCCTCGCTCACCCAGCCGCTGATGTACAAGAAGATCGGCCAGCACCCCGGCACCCGCAAGCTCTACGGCGACAAGCTCGTGGCCCAGGGCGTGCTGCCCGCCGAGGGCCCGGACGACATGGTCAAGGCCTATCGCGCCGCCATGGACGCCGGCAAGCACACCGTCGACCCTGTGCTGACCAACTACAAGAGCAAGTACGCCGTCGACTGGTCGCCCTTCCTCAACAAGAAGTGGACCGACTCGGCCGACACCGCGCTGCCGCTCACCGAAATCAAGCGTCTGGCCGAGCGCATCACCTCGATCCCGGTCAACTTCAAGCCGCACCCGCTGGTCGACAAGGTGCTCGCCGACCGCGCTGCCATGGGCCGTGGCGAGATCAACGTCGACTGGGGTATGGCCGAGCACTTCGCCTACGCCTCGCTCGTGGCCAGCGGCTACCCAGTGCGCCTCTCGGGCGAAGACTGCGGCCGCGGCACCTTTACCCACCGCCACGCCGTGCTGCACGACCAGAACCGCGAGAAGTGGGACGAAGGCACCTGGACGCCGCTGCAGCACATTGCCGACAACCAGGCCCCGTTCGTCGTCATCGACTCGCTGCTGTCCGAAGAGGCCGTGCTCGGCTTCGAATATGGCTACGCGAGCGCTGACCCCAACACGCTCGTGATTTGGGAGGCGCAGTTCGGTGACTTCGTGAACGGTGCGCAGGTCGTGATCGACCAGTTCATCGCCTCGGGCGAAGTGAAGTGGGGCCGTGCGAACGGCCTCGTGATGATGCTGCCGCACGGCTACGAGGGCCAGGGCCCAGAGCACTCGTCGGCACGCCTCGAGCGCTTCATGCAGCTCGCGGCCGACAACAACATGCAGATCGTGCAGCCGACCACGGCCAGCCAGATCTTCCACCTGCTGCGCCGGCAGATGGTGCGCATGTTCCGCAAGCCGCTCGTCATCATGACGCCCAAGTCGCTGCTGCGCGCCAAGGATGCGTCGTCGCCGCTCGCCGAGTTCACCAAGGGCGAGTTCCGCACCGTCATCGGGCCGAACCACCCCGAGATCGACCCGCAGAAGGTCAAGCGCGTGATCGCCTGCTCGGGCAAGGTTGCCTACGACCTGATGAAGCGTCGCGACGAGAAGAAGTCGTTCGACACGGTCATCCTGCGTGTGGAGCAGCTGTACCCGTTCCCGCACAAGGCGTTCGCGGCCGAGCTGAAGAAATTCCCGAACGCGACCGAAGTGGTGTGGGCACAAGACGAGCCGCAGAACCAGGGCGCCTGGTTCTTCGTGCAGCACTACATCCACGAGAACATGCTCGAAGGGCAGAAGCTCGGCTACGCCGGCCGCCCGGCCTCGGCCTCGCCGGCCGTGGGCTACTCGCACCTGCACCAGGAGCAGCTGAAGGCGCTGCTCGACCAGGCATTCGGCAAGCTCAAAGGTTTTGTCCTGACGAAGTGA
- the murI gene encoding glutamate racemase — protein MNPTRTPLVGVFDSGVGGLSVLKALHAELPSHDLLYVADSAHAPYGERSDDYIGQRTHRIASHLLAEGASLLVIACNTATAVAVASLRERWPKVPIVAVEPGVKPAVALTRNGHIGVMATPATLRSEKFKHLLSAHGAGIAVHLQPCPGLAGQIEKGIHDDPALLALIDQFTAPLKEAHVDTVVLGCTHYPFVHAQIQAAFGVGVTLVDTAEAVARQAARLLHEPKPTSDRPRQVHLQTTGDAARLKALAARWLPFDCNVAHAPGL, from the coding sequence ATGAACCCCACCCGGACCCCACTTGTCGGCGTGTTCGATTCCGGGGTAGGCGGCCTGTCGGTGCTGAAGGCGCTTCACGCCGAGCTGCCCTCGCACGATCTCCTGTATGTGGCCGACTCGGCCCACGCGCCCTACGGCGAGCGCAGCGACGACTACATTGGCCAGCGCACCCACCGTATCGCAAGCCACCTGCTTGCCGAAGGCGCGAGCTTGCTGGTCATCGCCTGCAACACCGCCACGGCGGTCGCGGTCGCCAGCCTGCGCGAGCGCTGGCCCAAGGTGCCCATCGTCGCAGTCGAGCCCGGCGTGAAGCCGGCCGTCGCGCTCACCCGCAACGGCCACATCGGCGTGATGGCCACGCCGGCCACGCTGCGCAGCGAGAAGTTCAAGCACCTCTTGAGCGCCCACGGGGCCGGCATCGCGGTGCACCTGCAGCCCTGCCCCGGCCTTGCCGGGCAGATCGAAAAGGGCATCCACGACGATCCGGCGCTGCTCGCGCTGATCGACCAGTTCACCGCGCCACTCAAGGAAGCGCACGTCGACACCGTGGTGCTCGGCTGCACACACTACCCCTTCGTGCACGCGCAGATCCAAGCGGCGTTCGGCGTCGGCGTCACGCTCGTCGACACCGCCGAAGCCGTCGCACGCCAGGCCGCCCGTCTCTTGCATGAGCCCAAGCCGACCTCGGACCGCCCTCGCCAAGTGCACCTGCAAACCACCGGCGATGCCGCGCGCCTGAAAGCCTTGGCGGCGCGGTGGCTGCCGTTCGACTGCAACGTGGCGCACGCGCCAGGGCTCTGA
- a CDS encoding acyl-CoA dehydrogenase, whose product MSYVAPVKDMLFCMKELAGLEEVAKLPGFEEAGLETAQAVLEESAKFNQDVLAPLNFEGDKNPSYWKDGKVFTTPGFKDAFRQLGEGGWQGLQHPTDFGGQGLPKTIGAACIEMLNSANMSFALCPLLTDGAIEALLTAGSPELQQTYLPNMISGKWTGTMNLTEPQAGSDLALVRTRAEPQPDGTYKIFGTKIFITYGEHDMAENIVHLVLARVTGAPEGVKGISLFVVPKFMVNADGSLGARNDAHCVSIEHKMGIKASPTAVLQFGDHGGAVGYLVGQENRGLEYMFIMMNAARYAVGIQGIAVAERSYQKAVQYAKDRVQSRPVDGSINKSAPIIHHPDVKRMLMTMRSLIEGCRAMAITAAAAYDAAHAHPDAEVRKQNQAFYEFMVPLVKGYSTEMSLEVTSLGVQVHGGMGFIEETGAAQYYRDAKILTIYEGTTAIQANDLVGRKTARDGGQTAKAIAQQIAKTEAELAKRDSVAARAVQKRLSAARVAFEQVVDFVAGGTKGNPNAVFAGSVPYLMLAGNVMAGWQLGRALLVAESQLKAGEGDAAFLRAKVTTAQFYAEHILSRVPGQRDAIVDGAESVTALALESF is encoded by the coding sequence ATGAGCTACGTTGCCCCCGTGAAGGACATGCTGTTCTGCATGAAGGAGCTGGCCGGCCTGGAAGAAGTCGCGAAGCTGCCGGGCTTCGAAGAAGCCGGCCTGGAGACCGCACAAGCCGTGCTCGAAGAGTCGGCCAAGTTCAACCAGGACGTGCTGGCGCCGCTCAACTTCGAGGGGGACAAGAACCCGTCGTACTGGAAGGACGGCAAGGTCTTCACCACGCCGGGTTTCAAGGATGCGTTTCGCCAGCTGGGCGAAGGCGGCTGGCAGGGCTTGCAGCACCCGACCGACTTTGGCGGCCAGGGTCTGCCCAAGACCATCGGCGCGGCCTGCATCGAGATGCTTAACAGCGCCAACATGAGCTTCGCGCTGTGCCCGCTGCTCACCGATGGCGCGATCGAAGCGCTGCTCACCGCCGGCTCACCCGAGCTGCAGCAGACCTACCTGCCCAACATGATCTCGGGCAAGTGGACCGGCACGATGAACCTCACCGAGCCGCAGGCCGGCTCCGACCTGGCGCTCGTGCGCACGCGCGCCGAGCCGCAGCCCGACGGCACCTACAAGATCTTCGGCACCAAGATCTTCATCACCTACGGTGAGCACGACATGGCCGAGAACATCGTGCACCTCGTGCTGGCTCGCGTGACCGGCGCGCCGGAAGGCGTGAAGGGCATCAGCCTCTTCGTCGTGCCGAAGTTCATGGTGAATGCCGACGGCTCGCTCGGCGCGCGCAACGACGCGCATTGCGTGAGCATCGAGCACAAGATGGGCATCAAGGCGAGCCCGACGGCGGTCTTGCAGTTCGGCGACCACGGCGGCGCCGTCGGCTACCTCGTGGGCCAGGAGAACCGTGGCCTGGAGTACATGTTCATCATGATGAACGCGGCGCGCTACGCGGTGGGGATCCAAGGCATCGCCGTGGCCGAGCGCTCGTACCAGAAGGCGGTGCAGTACGCGAAGGATCGCGTGCAGTCGCGCCCGGTCGACGGCTCGATCAACAAGAGCGCACCCATCATTCACCACCCGGACGTGAAGCGCATGCTGATGACGATGCGCTCGCTGATCGAAGGGTGCCGCGCGATGGCCATCACCGCGGCTGCGGCCTACGACGCGGCCCACGCCCACCCCGATGCCGAGGTGCGCAAGCAAAACCAGGCCTTCTACGAATTCATGGTGCCACTGGTGAAGGGCTACAGCACCGAGATGAGCCTCGAAGTGACGAGCCTGGGCGTGCAGGTGCACGGCGGCATGGGCTTCATAGAGGAGACCGGCGCGGCGCAGTACTACCGCGACGCGAAGATCCTCACCATCTACGAAGGCACGACCGCCATCCAGGCGAACGACCTCGTGGGCCGCAAGACGGCGCGCGACGGCGGCCAGACGGCCAAGGCCATCGCCCAGCAGATCGCGAAGACCGAAGCCGAGCTCGCCAAGCGCGACAGCGTGGCGGCCCGTGCCGTGCAGAAGCGCCTGAGCGCGGCCCGCGTGGCCTTCGAGCAGGTGGTCGACTTCGTGGCCGGTGGCACCAAGGGCAACCCGAACGCGGTGTTCGCCGGCTCGGTGCCGTACCTGATGCTCGCTGGCAACGTGATGGCCGGCTGGCAACTCGGCCGCGCACTGCTGGTCGCCGAATCGCAGCTCAAGGCAGGCGAGGGCGATGCCGCCTTCCTGCGGGCCAAGGTGACGACGGCGCAGTTCTACGCCGAGCACATCCTGAGCCGCGTGCCGGGTCAGCGCGATGCGATCGTCGATGGCGCCGAGAGCGTCACCGCACTGGCCCTCGAATCCTTCTAA
- the odhB gene encoding 2-oxoglutarate dehydrogenase complex dihydrolipoyllysine-residue succinyltransferase, translated as MAIVEVKVPQLSESVAEATLLQWKKKPGEAVAVDEILIEIETDKVVLEVPAPSAGVMGEIVKGDGSSVVSDEVIAKIDTDGKASAAAPAAAPAAAAAPAPAPAAAAPASGGSKSDVAMPAAAKLMADNNLAAGSVPGTGKDGRVTKGDVLGAIAGGAKPAVSAPVAAPVNAAVAKPLPPVAAPVAMNLGDRPEQRVPMSRLRARVAERLVQSQSTNAILTTFNEVNMAPVMEMRKKFQEKFEKEHGVKLGFMSFFVKAAVAALKRYPVVNASVDGNDIVYHGYFDIGIAVGSPRGLVVPILRNADQMTFAEIEKKIAEFGNKAKEGKLSLEELTGGTFSISNGGTFGSMLSTPIINPPQSAILGVHATKDRAVVENGQIVIRPMNYLAMSYDHRIIDGREAVLSLVAMKEALEDPARLLFDI; from the coding sequence ATGGCAATCGTAGAAGTCAAGGTTCCGCAGCTTTCCGAATCCGTCGCCGAAGCGACGCTGCTGCAGTGGAAGAAGAAGCCCGGCGAAGCCGTGGCCGTGGATGAAATCCTCATCGAGATCGAGACCGACAAGGTCGTGCTCGAAGTGCCGGCGCCGTCGGCTGGTGTGATGGGTGAGATCGTCAAGGGCGATGGTTCCAGCGTCGTGAGCGATGAAGTCATCGCCAAGATCGATACCGATGGCAAGGCCAGCGCGGCTGCGCCTGCTGCAGCTCCTGCTGCGGCGGCTGCGCCCGCTCCGGCGCCCGCCGCTGCGGCTCCGGCATCCGGTGGCAGCAAGAGCGATGTCGCCATGCCGGCCGCCGCCAAGCTGATGGCCGACAACAACCTCGCCGCCGGCTCCGTGCCGGGCACCGGCAAGGACGGCCGCGTGACCAAGGGCGACGTGCTCGGCGCCATCGCCGGCGGCGCGAAGCCGGCGGTGTCGGCGCCCGTCGCCGCGCCGGTGAACGCTGCGGTCGCCAAGCCGCTGCCGCCCGTGGCAGCCCCGGTGGCCATGAACCTCGGCGACCGCCCCGAGCAGCGCGTGCCGATGAGCCGCTTGCGCGCCCGGGTCGCCGAGCGCCTGGTGCAGTCGCAGTCGACCAACGCCATCCTGACCACGTTCAACGAAGTGAACATGGCCCCGGTGATGGAGATGCGCAAGAAGTTCCAGGAGAAGTTTGAGAAGGAGCACGGCGTGAAGCTGGGCTTCATGAGCTTCTTCGTGAAGGCCGCGGTGGCCGCGCTCAAGCGCTACCCGGTCGTCAACGCCTCGGTCGACGGCAACGACATCGTCTACCACGGCTACTTCGACATCGGCATCGCGGTGGGCTCGCCGCGTGGCCTGGTGGTGCCCATCCTGCGCAACGCCGACCAGATGACCTTCGCCGAGATCGAGAAGAAGATCGCCGAGTTCGGCAACAAGGCCAAGGAAGGCAAGCTGTCGCTCGAAGAGCTGACCGGCGGTACGTTCTCGATTTCCAACGGCGGCACCTTCGGCTCGATGCTGTCGACCCCGATCATCAACCCGCCGCAGTCGGCCATCCTCGGCGTGCATGCCACGAAGGACCGTGCTGTCGTCGAAAACGGCCAGATCGTCATCCGCCCGATGAACTACCTGGCGATGAGCTACGACCACCGCATCATCGACGGCCGTGAAGCCGTGCTGTCGCTCGTGGCGATGAAGGAAGCGCTGGAAGACCCGGCTCGCCTGCTGTTCGACATCTGA
- a CDS encoding electron transfer flavoprotein subunit alpha/FixB family protein, with the protein MTTLVIAEHDNKTVKGATLNTVTAAAAIGGDVHVLIAGNAAADAAKAAAQIAGVAKVIHADGAQLDHGLAENIAAQVLAIAGHYSHILFPATASGKNVAPRVAAKLDVGQISDITKVVAPDTFERPIYAGNAIATVQSADKVKVITVRTTGFDAAAATGGSAQVETAAAAADSGKSSFQGSEIAKNDRPELTAAKIIVSGGRALGSSEKFVEVMTPLADKLGAAIGASRAAVDAGYAPNDLQVGQTGKIVAPQLYIAAGISGAIQHLAGMKDSKVIVAINKDPEAPIFSVADYSLEADLFTAVPELVKAL; encoded by the coding sequence ATGACCACCCTCGTCATTGCTGAACACGACAACAAGACCGTCAAGGGCGCGACCCTGAACACCGTCACCGCCGCCGCTGCCATTGGCGGCGACGTGCACGTGCTCATCGCCGGCAACGCCGCCGCCGACGCCGCCAAGGCCGCGGCCCAGATCGCCGGCGTCGCCAAGGTGATCCACGCCGACGGCGCCCAGCTCGACCACGGCCTGGCCGAGAACATCGCGGCGCAGGTCTTGGCCATCGCCGGCCACTACAGCCACATCCTCTTCCCGGCGACTGCCAGCGGCAAGAACGTCGCCCCGCGCGTGGCCGCCAAGCTCGACGTCGGCCAGATCAGCGACATCACCAAGGTCGTCGCCCCCGACACCTTCGAACGCCCGATCTACGCCGGCAACGCCATTGCCACCGTGCAGAGCGCCGACAAGGTCAAGGTCATCACCGTGCGCACCACCGGCTTCGATGCCGCCGCCGCCACGGGGGGCAGCGCCCAGGTCGAAACCGCCGCCGCTGCCGCCGACTCCGGCAAGAGCAGCTTCCAGGGCAGCGAGATCGCCAAGAACGACCGCCCGGAGCTCACCGCCGCCAAGATCATCGTCTCCGGTGGTCGTGCGCTCGGCTCCAGCGAGAAGTTCGTCGAAGTGATGACCCCGCTGGCCGACAAGCTGGGCGCTGCCATCGGTGCGAGCCGCGCCGCGGTGGACGCGGGCTACGCCCCCAACGACCTGCAGGTCGGCCAGACCGGCAAGATCGTGGCGCCGCAGCTGTACATCGCCGCCGGCATCTCGGGGGCCATCCAGCACCTGGCCGGCATGAAGGACAGCAAGGTGATCGTGGCCATCAACAAAGACCCCGAGGCGCCGATCTTCAGCGTGGCTGACTACAGTCTCGAAGCCGACCTCTTCACCGCCGTGCCCGAGCTGGTGAAGGCGCTCTGA
- a CDS encoding electron transfer flavoprotein subunit beta/FixA family protein produces MKVLVAVKRVVDYNVKVRVKSDGSGVDIANVKMSMNPFDEIAVEEAVRLKEKGVVTEVIAVSAGPAQCQETLRTAMAIGADRGILVETDAELQPLAVAKLLKALVDKEQPGLVILGKQAIDDDCNQTGQMLAALADLPQATFASKVELAADSATVTREVDGGLETLKLSLPAVVTTDLRLNEPRYVTLPNIMKAKKKPLETVKPDALGVDVAPRIKTLKVAEPPKRSAGIKVPDVATLVDKLKNVSKVL; encoded by the coding sequence ATGAAAGTGCTGGTAGCCGTCAAGCGAGTGGTGGACTACAACGTGAAGGTGCGTGTGAAGAGTGACGGCAGCGGTGTGGACATCGCCAACGTCAAGATGAGCATGAACCCCTTCGACGAGATTGCGGTGGAAGAAGCCGTGCGTCTGAAGGAAAAAGGCGTGGTCACCGAAGTGATCGCTGTGTCGGCCGGCCCGGCCCAGTGCCAGGAGACCCTGCGCACCGCGATGGCGATCGGCGCCGACCGCGGCATCCTGGTCGAGACCGATGCCGAACTCCAGCCGCTCGCCGTGGCGAAGCTCCTCAAGGCCCTGGTCGACAAGGAACAGCCCGGCCTGGTCATCCTCGGCAAGCAGGCCATCGACGACGACTGCAACCAGACCGGCCAGATGCTGGCCGCACTCGCCGACCTGCCGCAAGCCACCTTCGCCAGCAAGGTCGAGCTCGCCGCCGATTCCGCCACCGTCACCCGTGAAGTCGACGGCGGCCTGGAAACCCTGAAGCTCAGCCTGCCGGCCGTCGTCACCACCGACCTGCGCCTGAACGAGCCGCGCTACGTGACGCTGCCCAACATCATGAAGGCCAAGAAGAAGCCGCTGGAGACCGTCAAGCCCGACGCGCTCGGCGTCGACGTCGCCCCCCGCATCAAGACCCTGAAGGTTGCCGAGCCCCCCAAGCGCAGCGCCGGCATCAAGGTGCCCGACGTCGCCACGCTGGTCGACAAGCTCAAGAACGTCTCCAAGGTCCTCTGA
- the lpdA gene encoding dihydrolipoyl dehydrogenase encodes MSKSFDVVVVGGGPGGYIAAIRAAQLGFNVACIDDWKNGKGGPAPGGTCTNVGCIPSKALLQSSEHFEHAGKHFADHGIGLSDLKIDVAKMLGRKDTVVKQNNDGILYLFKKNKVTFFHGRGSFVKAADGGYEIKVAGAAEESVTAKHVIVATGSNPRALPGAPFDEENILSNDGALRIPSVPKKLGLIGAGVIGLEMGSVWRRLGSEVVVLEALPTFLGAVDEQIAKEAAKAFNKQGLKIELGVKIGEVKSGKKGVTVAYANAKGEAQTLEVDKLIVSIGRVPNTIGLNPEAVGLKLDERGAIVVDNDCKTNLPNVWAIGDVVRGPMLAHKAEEEGVAVAERIAGQHGHVNFNTIPWVIYTSPEIAWVGQTEQQLKAAGRAYKAGTFPFTANGRARALGDTTGMVKFLADAKTDEILGVHIVGPMASELISEAVVAMEFKASAEDIARICHAHPSLSEATKEAALAVDKRTLNF; translated from the coding sequence ATGAGCAAATCATTTGACGTGGTCGTCGTCGGTGGCGGCCCCGGCGGCTACATCGCCGCCATCCGCGCCGCGCAACTCGGCTTCAACGTCGCCTGCATCGACGACTGGAAGAACGGCAAGGGCGGCCCCGCACCGGGCGGCACTTGCACGAACGTGGGCTGCATCCCCTCGAAGGCCCTGCTGCAGTCGAGCGAGCACTTCGAGCATGCCGGCAAGCACTTTGCCGACCATGGCATCGGCCTGTCGGACCTGAAGATCGACGTTGCGAAGATGCTCGGCCGCAAGGACACCGTTGTGAAGCAAAACAACGACGGCATCCTGTACCTCTTCAAGAAGAACAAGGTCACGTTCTTCCACGGCCGTGGTTCGTTCGTGAAGGCGGCCGACGGCGGGTACGAGATCAAGGTGGCGGGTGCGGCTGAAGAGTCGGTCACGGCCAAGCATGTGATCGTCGCCACCGGCTCCAACCCGCGCGCGCTGCCGGGTGCGCCGTTCGACGAAGAGAACATCCTCTCCAACGACGGCGCACTGCGCATTCCGTCGGTGCCGAAGAAGCTGGGCCTGATCGGCGCCGGCGTCATCGGCCTCGAGATGGGCTCGGTGTGGCGCCGCCTCGGCTCGGAGGTGGTCGTGCTGGAAGCGCTGCCCACCTTCCTGGGCGCCGTCGACGAGCAGATCGCCAAGGAAGCCGCCAAGGCCTTCAACAAGCAGGGCCTGAAGATCGAGCTCGGCGTGAAGATCGGCGAAGTGAAGTCGGGCAAGAAGGGCGTCACGGTCGCGTATGCCAACGCCAAGGGCGAAGCGCAGACGCTGGAAGTCGACAAGCTCATTGTCTCGATCGGCCGTGTGCCCAACACGATTGGCCTCAACCCCGAGGCCGTGGGCCTGAAGCTCGACGAGCGTGGCGCCATCGTGGTCGACAACGACTGCAAGACCAACCTGCCCAACGTCTGGGCCATCGGCGACGTGGTGCGCGGCCCCATGCTCGCGCACAAGGCCGAGGAAGAGGGCGTGGCCGTGGCCGAGCGCATTGCCGGCCAGCATGGGCACGTGAACTTCAACACCATCCCGTGGGTGATCTACACCTCGCCCGAGATCGCGTGGGTGGGCCAGACCGAACAGCAGCTCAAGGCTGCGGGCCGTGCCTACAAGGCCGGCACCTTCCCGTTCACCGCCAACGGGCGTGCGCGCGCGCTTGGCGACACCACGGGCATGGTGAAGTTCCTGGCGGATGCGAAGACCGACGAGATCCTTGGCGTGCACATCGTGGGCCCGATGGCCTCCGAACTCATCTCGGAAGCCGTGGTGGCGATGGAGTTCAAGGCCTCGGCCGAAGACATCGCGCGAATCTGCCACGCTCACCCGAGCCTGAGCGAAGCCACCAAGGAAGCAGCGCTCGCGGTCGACAAGCGCACGCTGAACTTCTGA
- a CDS encoding nitronate monooxygenase family protein, whose product MALPPILQNLPLPIIGSPLFIISNPKLVIEQCKAGVVGSMPALNARPAELLDEWLAEITETLAAYNRANPDKPAAPFAINQIVHKSNDRLEHDMALCAKYKVPIVITSLGAREDVNQAVHGWGGIVLHDIINNRFAHKAIEKGADGLIAVAAGAGGHAGVKSPFALVQEIREWFDGPLALSGSIANGAAVLAAQAMGADFAYIGTAFIATEEARADERYKQSIVDGTSDDIVYSNLFTGVHGNYLAPSIRNAGLDPDNLPTSDASAMSFGSNRVKPWKDIWGSGQGIGAVKKVLPARELVQRLASEYAAARERLAAIA is encoded by the coding sequence TTGGCACTGCCCCCCATCCTGCAGAACCTGCCGCTGCCCATCATCGGCTCGCCGCTCTTCATCATCAGCAACCCCAAGCTCGTGATCGAGCAGTGCAAGGCCGGTGTGGTCGGCTCGATGCCGGCGCTCAACGCACGGCCGGCCGAGCTGCTCGACGAGTGGCTGGCCGAGATCACGGAGACGCTTGCGGCCTACAACCGCGCCAACCCCGACAAGCCGGCTGCGCCCTTCGCCATCAACCAGATCGTGCACAAGAGCAACGACCGGCTCGAGCACGACATGGCGCTGTGCGCGAAGTACAAGGTGCCCATCGTCATCACCTCGCTCGGGGCGCGTGAAGACGTGAACCAGGCGGTGCACGGCTGGGGTGGCATCGTGCTGCACGACATCATCAACAACAGGTTCGCGCACAAGGCGATCGAGAAGGGCGCCGACGGCTTGATCGCCGTGGCGGCCGGTGCTGGCGGGCATGCGGGCGTGAAGAGCCCGTTCGCGCTGGTCCAGGAGATCCGCGAGTGGTTCGACGGCCCGCTGGCCTTGAGCGGCTCGATCGCCAACGGCGCAGCCGTGCTGGCCGCGCAGGCGATGGGCGCCGATTTCGCCTACATCGGCACGGCCTTCATCGCGACCGAAGAAGCGCGCGCCGACGAGCGCTACAAGCAGTCGATCGTCGACGGCACCTCCGACGACATCGTCTACAGCAACCTCTTCACCGGCGTGCACGGCAACTACCTGGCCCCGTCGATCCGCAATGCCGGCCTCGACCCCGACAACCTGCCGACCAGCGACGCCAGCGCCATGAGCTTCGGCTCCAACCGCGTGAAGCCGTGGAAGGACATCTGGGGATCGGGCCAGGGCATCGGCGCCGTCAAGAAGGTGCTGCCGGCGCGTGAACTGGTGCAGCGGCTGGCCAGCGAATACGCCGCTGCCCGCGAGCGGCTCGCTGCGATCGCCTGA